Within Candidatus Rubrimentiphilum sp., the genomic segment CTGTTGGATCATTTTGCTCTCTGTATAACCTCGACCAGACGCCACCGTTTGTCTTTGGACATCGGGCGCGACTCCATAATGCGAACGGTATCGCCGGCCTTCGCTTCGTTTTTCTCGTCGTGCGCCTTGAACTTGACCGACTTGCGCACGATCTTTCCATAGACCGGATGCGCGACGCGGGTCTCCGCGAGCACCACGATCGTCTTGTCCATCTTATCGGAGACCACGCGGCCTTGCTTCGAACGCCGCTTGAGCCGCTGATTATCCGGCATTCTTGACCTCCATCAGCCGCTTCTCCGAAATGACGGTGTGAATTTGCGCGTAGGCGCGGCGCATCGCGCGGACCTTGCTGAAGTCCGACAGATGTCCCGTACGCAACGCAAAGCGCAGGTTGAACAATTCTTCTTTTGTTTCGCGAGCTTTGGATTGCAGCTCGGGAATGGTCAGATTGCGCAGCTCTTTCAGCTCGTTGCCTTTCATGCTTGCGCCTCCTCGCGGGTGATCAGTTTCGTCCGGATCGGCAGCTTCGAAGCAGCCAACTGGAGCGCACGTTTCGCCACATCCGGCTCGACGCCGGAGAGCTCGAACAGCACGCGGCCCGGGCGCACGACGGCGACCCAGAACTCCGGATTGCCTTTGCCGGCGCCCATGCGGACTTCGGCCGGCTTCTTCGTCACCGATTTGTCGGGGAAAACTTTGATCCAGACTTTGCCGCCGCGCTTGATATGACGGGTCATGGCGATACGGGCGGCTTCGATCTGACGATTCGTCAGCCAGCACGGCTCGAGCGCTTGCAGACCGGTCTCGCCGAACGTGAGCGAATTGCCGCGCATCGCGCGACCTTTCATGCGTCCCCGATGAACCTTACGCCACTTTACGCGTTTGGGTGTAAGCATTATTCGCTCGCCTCTTCCTTAGGCGCGGTTTCTTCCGCCGGCGCTTCAGCAACAGGCTCTTCTGCCGGAAGCTCGACCGGAGGTTCAACCGTTGCTTCGGCTACCGGATCGCTCGCGGTCTCGGGCTCGATCGCCGTTTCTGGTTCGATCGTGGCTTGCGGTTCTGCGGCGACAACCGGCTCCTCACTCGCGATCGGTTCGGCCTCGATTGCCGGCTCTTCGGGAACGAATTGCTGCGCTTCGGCAGCATCCGGGACGGGAAATTCGGTCACCGCCGGACGGCGGCTGCGGCCGCCACGCTCGCGGCGTTGCGGGAATTGCCCGCGCGGTTCCGGACCGCGCGCGTGCTCGGGCAGCACTTCGCCGCGGTAAATCCAAACTTTGACGCCGATGCGTCCGAAGGTCGTGAATGCTTCGACGTGCGCGTAATCGATGTCGGCGCGCAGCGTATGCAGCGGCACCTTGCCGTCGTGATTGCGCTCGGTGCGCGCGATTTCCGCGCCGCCGAGACGGCCCGAAACCTGCACCTTGATGCCGCGCGCGCCGGCACGCATGCTGCGCATGATCGCCTGCTTCATCGCGCGGCGGAACGCGATACGCTTTTCCAGCTGGTCGACGATGTTCTGTCCGACGAGCCGCGCATCCAACTCGGGATGCTTGATCTCCATGACGTTGACTTGCACGACCTTGCCGGTCAGCGTTTCGAGACCCTTACGGATCTCTTCGATGCCGACGCCGCGCTTGCCGATGATGATACCGGGCTTCGCGGTGTTGACAATAACGCGCGTCTGATTCGAACGGCGCTCGATCTCGATCTTGCTAATCGCCGCCGGACGCGTCCAACGTGCGAAATACTTGCGGATCTTGACGTCCTCATGAAGCCAAGCGCGGTAATGCTTTTTCTCGAACCAGCGGCTGTCCCACGTGCGGGTAATGCCCAGGCGAAGACCGACGGGATGAATTTTCTGTCCCATGCTACGCTCGCGCCCCCGCTTTCGCCGTCTTCTTCTTGCGTGCCGGAGCTTTGCGCGCCGGAGCCTTGCGCGACCCGGCGCTCTTCGCTTTTGAAGTCTCCGCCGTCTTGTGCGCAGTCGCGTGTTTTACGCCCGGCCGCTCCGCGACGATGACCGTCACGTGCGACAGACGCTTGCGTTTAAAGTTTGCCCGGCCTTGGGCGCGCGGATCCAGGCGTTTGGTGAAACCGCCCCCCGGTCCGCCGTCAACCATGATCTTGGCGATGAACAGCTCGTCGGCGTTCATGTCGTGGTTGTTCTCGGCGTTTGCAACTGCGCTGCGCACGAGCTTCTCGATCGGCTCGGCGGCAAACACGCCGGCGAACTTCAGCAGCGTCAACGCTTCCTTTACGCTCTTGCCGCGAATAGCATCGGCAACCCGGCGCAATTTGCGCGGGCCCATGCGAGCAAACTTGAGGTGCGCGACGGCCTGAGTGCGTTCGGTCGAATTCATGAAGTCGCCGCCGGTGCAGGTGCGGCTGCGGGCGCCGCAGCTCCCGGCGCGCCGCCGGGTCCGGCCGCCGCTGCCGCGGCCGCCTTGAGCTGTGATTTCTCGCCGCTGTGCGCGCGGAAAATACGCGTCGGTGCGAACTCGCCGAGCTTGTGGCCGACCATGTTTTCAGTAATGAAGACGGGGATGTGCGTTTTGCCGTTGTGCACGCCG encodes:
- the rplP gene encoding 50S ribosomal protein L16, which produces MLTPKRVKWRKVHRGRMKGRAMRGNSLTFGETGLQALEPCWLTNRQIEAARIAMTRHIKRGGKVWIKVFPDKSVTKKPAEVRMGAGKGNPEFWVAVVRPGRVLFELSGVEPDVAKRALQLAASKLPIRTKLITREEAQA
- the rplV gene encoding 50S ribosomal protein L22 → MNSTERTQAVAHLKFARMGPRKLRRVADAIRGKSVKEALTLLKFAGVFAAEPIEKLVRSAVANAENNHDMNADELFIAKIMVDGGPGGGFTKRLDPRAQGRANFKRKRLSHVTVIVAERPGVKHATAHKTAETSKAKSAGSRKAPARKAPARKKKTAKAGARA
- the rpsQ gene encoding 30S ribosomal protein S17 — encoded protein: MPDNQRLKRRSKQGRVVSDKMDKTIVVLAETRVAHPVYGKIVRKSVKFKAHDEKNEAKAGDTVRIMESRPMSKDKRWRLVEVIQRAK
- the rpmC gene encoding 50S ribosomal protein L29; this translates as MKGNELKELRNLTIPELQSKARETKEELFNLRFALRTGHLSDFSKVRAMRRAYAQIHTVISEKRLMEVKNAG